One window from the genome of Gopherus evgoodei ecotype Sinaloan lineage chromosome 2, rGopEvg1_v1.p, whole genome shotgun sequence encodes:
- the CDV3 gene encoding protein CDV3 homolog isoform X4 → MAETEERSLDDFFAKRDKKKRREKGSRGAAATAAASSASSASSAPGGARPAEAGSGAAASTASSARAVVKEEDEWKEFEQKEEIDYSGLRVHSMQISEKEDDEGEKREEPGDNWEEAGGGVEKASGPWNKTAPVQAPVAETIVTETPEPVQSSGVYRPPGARETRTRKAPQGPPEIYSDTQFPSLQSTAKHADSRNLTSYSLS, encoded by the exons ATGGCCGAGACCGAGGAGAGGAGCCTGGACGACTTCTTCGCCAAGAGGGACAAGAAGAAGCGGCGGGAGAAAGGGAGCCGGGGAGCCGCCGCTACTGCCGCCGCATCCTCGGCCTCCTCCGCTTCCAGCGCGCCGGGGGGAGCTCGGCCGGCCGAGGCGGGCTCGGGGGCCGCCGCCAGCACCGCCTCGTCCGCCAGGGCGGTGGTTAAG GAAGAGGATGAATGGAAGGAATTTGAGCAAAAAGAAGAGATTGACTATAGTGGGCTGAGAGTTCATTCCATGCAAATAAG TGAAAAAGAAGATGATGAAGGTGAAAAGAGAGAAGAACCAGGTGACAACTGGGAGGAGGCTGGTGGTGGTGTAGAGAAAGCATCTGGTCCTTGGAACAAGACCGCTCCTGTGCAAGCGCCTGTTGCTGAAACTATTG TTACAGAAACCCCTGAACCAGTGCAATCTAGTGGTGTATACCGACCGCCTGGTGCTAGGGAGACCAGGACACGAAAAGCACCACAAGGACCACCAGAGATCTATAGTGATACACAGTTTCCATCATTGCAATCCACTGCCAAGCATGCAGATAGCCGAAA
- the CDV3 gene encoding protein CDV3 homolog isoform X1, translated as MAETEERSLDDFFAKRDKKKRREKGSRGAAATAAASSASSASSAPGGARPAEAGSGAAASTASSARAVVKEEDEWKEFEQKEEIDYSGLRVHSMQISEKEDDEGEKREEPGDNWEEAGGGVEKASGPWNKTAPVQAPVAETIVTETPEPVQSSGVYRPPGARETRTRKAPQGPPEIYSDTQFPSLQSTAKHADSRKDKEMEKSFEVVKHKNRGRDEVSKNQALKLQLDNQYAVLGDQ; from the exons ATGGCCGAGACCGAGGAGAGGAGCCTGGACGACTTCTTCGCCAAGAGGGACAAGAAGAAGCGGCGGGAGAAAGGGAGCCGGGGAGCCGCCGCTACTGCCGCCGCATCCTCGGCCTCCTCCGCTTCCAGCGCGCCGGGGGGAGCTCGGCCGGCCGAGGCGGGCTCGGGGGCCGCCGCCAGCACCGCCTCGTCCGCCAGGGCGGTGGTTAAG GAAGAGGATGAATGGAAGGAATTTGAGCAAAAAGAAGAGATTGACTATAGTGGGCTGAGAGTTCATTCCATGCAAATAAG TGAAAAAGAAGATGATGAAGGTGAAAAGAGAGAAGAACCAGGTGACAACTGGGAGGAGGCTGGTGGTGGTGTAGAGAAAGCATCTGGTCCTTGGAACAAGACCGCTCCTGTGCAAGCGCCTGTTGCTGAAACTATTG TTACAGAAACCCCTGAACCAGTGCAATCTAGTGGTGTATACCGACCGCCTGGTGCTAGGGAGACCAGGACACGAAAAGCACCACAAGGACCACCAGAGATCTATAGTGATACACAGTTTCCATCATTGCAATCCACTGCCAAGCATGCAGATAGCCGAAA GGATAAAGAAATGGAGAAGAGCTTTGAAGTAGTAAAACACAAAAATAGAGGTAGGGATGAGGTCTCAAAAAACCAGGCACTTAAACTTCAGCTAGACAACCAATATGCTGTGCTTGGGGATCAGTAG
- the CDV3 gene encoding protein CDV3 homolog isoform X3: MAETEERSLDDFFAKRDKKKRREKGSRGAAATAAASSASSASSAPGGARPAEAGSGAAASTASSARAVVKEEDEWKEFEQKEEIDYSGLRVHSMQISEKEDDEGEKREEPGDNWEEAGGGVEKASGPWNKTAPVQAPVAETIVTETPEPVQSSGVYRPPGARETRTRKAPQGPPEIYSDTQFPSLQSTAKHADSRKDKEMEKSFEVVKHKNRA; the protein is encoded by the exons ATGGCCGAGACCGAGGAGAGGAGCCTGGACGACTTCTTCGCCAAGAGGGACAAGAAGAAGCGGCGGGAGAAAGGGAGCCGGGGAGCCGCCGCTACTGCCGCCGCATCCTCGGCCTCCTCCGCTTCCAGCGCGCCGGGGGGAGCTCGGCCGGCCGAGGCGGGCTCGGGGGCCGCCGCCAGCACCGCCTCGTCCGCCAGGGCGGTGGTTAAG GAAGAGGATGAATGGAAGGAATTTGAGCAAAAAGAAGAGATTGACTATAGTGGGCTGAGAGTTCATTCCATGCAAATAAG TGAAAAAGAAGATGATGAAGGTGAAAAGAGAGAAGAACCAGGTGACAACTGGGAGGAGGCTGGTGGTGGTGTAGAGAAAGCATCTGGTCCTTGGAACAAGACCGCTCCTGTGCAAGCGCCTGTTGCTGAAACTATTG TTACAGAAACCCCTGAACCAGTGCAATCTAGTGGTGTATACCGACCGCCTGGTGCTAGGGAGACCAGGACACGAAAAGCACCACAAGGACCACCAGAGATCTATAGTGATACACAGTTTCCATCATTGCAATCCACTGCCAAGCATGCAGATAGCCGAAA GGATAAAGAAATGGAGAAGAGCTTTGAAGTAGTAAAACACAAAAATAGAG
- the CDV3 gene encoding protein CDV3 homolog isoform X2 codes for MAETEERSLDDFFAKRDKKKRREKGSRGAAATAAASSASSASSAPGGARPAEAGSGAAASTASSARAVVKEEDEWKEFEQKEEIDYSGLRVHSMQISEKEDDEGEKREEPGDNWEEAGGGVEKASGPWNKTAPVQAPVAETIVTETPEPVQSSGVYRPPGARETRTRKAPQGPPEIYSDTQFPSLQSTAKHADSRKDKEMEKSFEVVKHKNRDTEPS; via the exons ATGGCCGAGACCGAGGAGAGGAGCCTGGACGACTTCTTCGCCAAGAGGGACAAGAAGAAGCGGCGGGAGAAAGGGAGCCGGGGAGCCGCCGCTACTGCCGCCGCATCCTCGGCCTCCTCCGCTTCCAGCGCGCCGGGGGGAGCTCGGCCGGCCGAGGCGGGCTCGGGGGCCGCCGCCAGCACCGCCTCGTCCGCCAGGGCGGTGGTTAAG GAAGAGGATGAATGGAAGGAATTTGAGCAAAAAGAAGAGATTGACTATAGTGGGCTGAGAGTTCATTCCATGCAAATAAG TGAAAAAGAAGATGATGAAGGTGAAAAGAGAGAAGAACCAGGTGACAACTGGGAGGAGGCTGGTGGTGGTGTAGAGAAAGCATCTGGTCCTTGGAACAAGACCGCTCCTGTGCAAGCGCCTGTTGCTGAAACTATTG TTACAGAAACCCCTGAACCAGTGCAATCTAGTGGTGTATACCGACCGCCTGGTGCTAGGGAGACCAGGACACGAAAAGCACCACAAGGACCACCAGAGATCTATAGTGATACACAGTTTCCATCATTGCAATCCACTGCCAAGCATGCAGATAGCCGAAA GGATAAAGAAATGGAGAAGAGCTTTGAAGTAGTAAAACACAAAAATAGAG ATACTGAGCCTTCGTAA
- the CDV3 gene encoding protein CDV3 homolog isoform X5: MAETEERSLDDFFAKRDKKKRREKGSRGAAATAAASSASSASSAPGGARPAEAGSGAAASTASSARAVVKEEDEWKEFEQKEEIDYSGLRVHSMQISEKEDDEGEKREEPGDNWEEAGGGVEKASGPWNKTAPVQAPVAETIVTETPEPVQSSGVYRPPGARETRTRKAPQGPPEIYSDTQFPSLQSTAKHADSRKY, translated from the exons ATGGCCGAGACCGAGGAGAGGAGCCTGGACGACTTCTTCGCCAAGAGGGACAAGAAGAAGCGGCGGGAGAAAGGGAGCCGGGGAGCCGCCGCTACTGCCGCCGCATCCTCGGCCTCCTCCGCTTCCAGCGCGCCGGGGGGAGCTCGGCCGGCCGAGGCGGGCTCGGGGGCCGCCGCCAGCACCGCCTCGTCCGCCAGGGCGGTGGTTAAG GAAGAGGATGAATGGAAGGAATTTGAGCAAAAAGAAGAGATTGACTATAGTGGGCTGAGAGTTCATTCCATGCAAATAAG TGAAAAAGAAGATGATGAAGGTGAAAAGAGAGAAGAACCAGGTGACAACTGGGAGGAGGCTGGTGGTGGTGTAGAGAAAGCATCTGGTCCTTGGAACAAGACCGCTCCTGTGCAAGCGCCTGTTGCTGAAACTATTG TTACAGAAACCCCTGAACCAGTGCAATCTAGTGGTGTATACCGACCGCCTGGTGCTAGGGAGACCAGGACACGAAAAGCACCACAAGGACCACCAGAGATCTATAGTGATACACAGTTTCCATCATTGCAATCCACTGCCAAGCATGCAGATAGCCGAAA ATACTGA